The following coding sequences lie in one Rutidosis leptorrhynchoides isolate AG116_Rl617_1_P2 chromosome 4, CSIRO_AGI_Rlap_v1, whole genome shotgun sequence genomic window:
- the LOC139843039 gene encoding protein ALP1-like, which produces MLEAVVSYDMWIWYSFFGMAGSNNDMNVLNHSPLFDSLKKDRAAPSPFEVNGHVYPFGYYLADGIYPDWTTLIKGYSTPIDEPRVKFTRFQASARKDVERTFGVLQGRFAILKTPARVMSVNKMRRIMYSCIVMHNMIQEDNGFALSTWEQEWLDKPENKPRRNIRRRVKDRRSREKEIWDRNVHDQLREDLTAYIWNLPQNFRSTS; this is translated from the coding sequence ATGCTTGAAGCGGTTGTTTCATACGATATGTGGATATGGTATTCGTTTTTTGGGATGGCTGGTTCAAACAACGACATGAATGTGTTGAATCATTCTCCTttgtttgattcactcaaaaaggatagaGCTGCACCGTCTCCGTTTGAAGTAAACGGACACGTCTATCCGTTTGGTTACTACTTGGCGGATGGGATATATCCTGATTGGACAACCTTAATAAAGGGATATTCGACGCCTATTGATGAGCCACGAGTCAAATTTACTAGATTTCAAGCGAGTGCTCGAAAGGACGTAGAGCGTACATTTGGTGTTTTACAAGGTAGGTTTGCAATTTTAAAAACTCCGGCACGAGTTATGAGCGTTAACAAGATGAGAAGGATAATGTATAGTTGTATTGTTATGCACAACATGATACAAGAAGATAACGGTTTTGCCTTAAGTACTTGGGAACAAGAATGGTTAGATAAACCCGAAAACAAGCCCCGTCGTAATATTAGGAGAAGAGTCAAAGATCGTAGATCACGAGAAAAGGAAATTTGGGATCGAAACGTACACGATCAACTACGTGAAGATTTAACAGCTTATATTTGGAACCTCCCACAAAACTTTCGTTCTACAAGCTAG
- the LOC139843040 gene encoding uncharacterized protein — translation MEFLSASLDLLFDSTSSDEEEENEPRRTRVQRNPRRVINRDREAASLLLWNDYFSQNPTFPDDVFKRRFRMRINLFLRIKDGILNHSYTNNAPQHFVFFQQRPDPLGRLGFTTYQKITCALHQLAYGTSADIFDEYIKMAEKTGCVYLNNFCKGIIDLYGREYLRKPTATDVARLYSAH, via the coding sequence ATGGAGTTTTTATCCGCGAGTCTTGATTTGTTATTCGATAGCACCTCGTCCGACGAAGAGGAAGAAAACGAACCTAGAAGAACTCGGGTGCAACGGAACCCACGACGTGTTATTAATAGAGATCGTGAAGCTGCGAGTCTCCTTTTGTGGAACGACTACTTTTCGCAAAATCCGACGTTTCCAGACGACGTTTTCAAGAGACGATTTCGGATGCGAATTAATTTATTTCTCCGTATCAAAGACGGTATTCTCAATCACTCTTATACTAATAATGCACCTCAACACTTTGTATTTTTCCAACAACGTCCGGATCCACTCGGCCGACTAGGTTTTACAACGTATCAAAAAATAACTTGCGCGTTACACCAATTGGCGTATGGAACAAGCGCTGATATTTTTGATGAATATATAAAAATGGCGGAGAAAACGGGATGTGTTTACTTAAATAATTTTTGCAAGGGTATAATTGATTTATATGGCCGAGAATATTTGCGGAAGCCGACGGCAACTGACGTTGCTCGGTTGTATTCGGCGCACTAG